The following are from one region of the Methanocalculus natronophilus genome:
- the glyA gene encoding serine hydroxymethyltransferase: MSFLERDDPDVAAIIERERQRQVFGLELIASENVVTRAVMEATGSIMCNKYAEGYPGKRYYGGCEFHDEVENLARERLCRLFSAEHSNVQAHSGSQANQAVYFATIQPKDAIMSQSLTQGGHLSHGSPVNISGKLYDVHPYGVDYESEVLDYGAIAEMAREVKPKMIVCGASAYPREIDFAAFAEIAEDVGAVCMADIAHIAGLVAAGIHNSPVSVCDYTTTTTHKTLRGPRGGAILCRKEDAQMIDKSIFPGLQGGPLMHVIAAKAVCFKEALKPDYKEYAKQVVKNAKVLADTLADNNLRLCSGGTDNHLVLLDLSDQGITGLEAEDALGLAGITVNKNTIPREKRSPFVTSGLRVGTPTVTSRGMKEDEMKLIGDWIGKVINNIQNDSVIRKVKEEVAEFSGKYPLYPDAS, translated from the coding sequence ATGTCATTCCTTGAACGCGACGATCCGGATGTCGCAGCTATTATAGAACGAGAACGGCAGAGACAGGTCTTCGGACTTGAGTTGATTGCATCTGAAAATGTTGTGACCCGTGCGGTCATGGAAGCCACAGGCTCGATCATGTGTAATAAATACGCTGAGGGGTATCCAGGCAAGCGCTATTATGGCGGCTGCGAGTTCCATGACGAGGTTGAGAACCTGGCACGGGAGAGGCTCTGCAGGCTCTTCTCAGCTGAACACAGCAATGTCCAGGCGCATTCCGGAAGCCAGGCAAACCAGGCAGTCTATTTTGCAACCATCCAGCCAAAGGACGCCATCATGAGCCAGAGCCTGACCCAGGGCGGCCATCTCTCCCATGGATCTCCTGTGAACATCAGCGGGAAGCTCTATGATGTACATCCATATGGTGTCGACTATGAGAGCGAGGTGCTTGATTATGGCGCAATTGCTGAGATGGCACGAGAGGTGAAACCGAAGATGATCGTCTGTGGTGCCTCAGCATACCCGCGTGAGATCGATTTTGCGGCCTTTGCCGAGATCGCAGAAGACGTGGGTGCCGTCTGCATGGCAGATATCGCTCATATCGCCGGACTCGTCGCAGCAGGCATCCATAATTCACCTGTCAGTGTCTGTGACTATACCACCACCACCACCCATAAAACACTCCGCGGTCCACGCGGGGGTGCGATCCTCTGCCGAAAAGAGGATGCACAGATGATTGACAAATCCATCTTCCCCGGTCTCCAGGGCGGCCCCCTGATGCATGTTATTGCAGCAAAAGCCGTCTGTTTCAAAGAGGCGCTGAAGCCTGATTACAAGGAGTATGCAAAACAGGTCGTGAAGAATGCCAAAGTGCTGGCTGACACACTGGCAGACAATAATCTCCGCCTCTGTTCAGGTGGGACAGATAACCATCTCGTCCTCCTCGACCTCTCGGACCAGGGCATCACCGGGCTTGAAGCAGAGGATGCACTCGGGCTTGCGGGGATCACTGTGAATAAAAATACCATACCGCGTGAGAAGCGGAGTCCGTTTGTCACATCCGGCCTGCGTGTCGGTACTCCAACCGTCACCTCACGCGGCATGAAAGAAGATGAGATGAAACTGATAGGTGACTGGATTGGAAAAGTCATAAACAACATACAGAACGATTCAGTCATCAGAAAAGTGAAAGAGGAAGTCGCGGAGTTCTCCGGAAAATACCCCCTCTATCCTGATGCATCATGA
- the folD gene encoding bifunctional methylenetetrahydrofolate dehydrogenase/methenyltetrahydrofolate cyclohydrolase FolD, with protein sequence MILDGKKTSEKRLHILREKIEESGIYPRLATVLVGSDPASELYVRMKHRACEQVGIGSIGVDLPAESTTGEVLDAVRRLNEDSQISGILVQLPLPPQVDTHTIIEAVAPEKDVDGFHPLNLGRLFSGTPVFAPCTPLGVMNLLSEYDIEIAGKNAVVIGRSIEVGRPMAALLTNADATVTIAHSKTVDLASITQQADIVVAAVGRARFVTAEMIGWGATVIDIGTNYDEEKKLCGDVDFAMVEPKAAAITPVPGGVGPMTIATLMENTFTAEKMRSCGPFP encoded by the coding sequence ATGATCCTTGATGGAAAAAAGACGAGTGAAAAGCGGCTCCATATCCTTAGGGAGAAGATAGAAGAGTCGGGGATCTACCCCCGGCTCGCAACGGTCCTCGTCGGATCAGACCCTGCCTCAGAGCTCTATGTCAGGATGAAACACCGTGCCTGCGAACAGGTGGGTATCGGGTCAATCGGAGTCGACCTGCCAGCAGAATCAACGACCGGGGAGGTGCTTGACGCTGTCCGGAGGCTCAATGAAGACAGCCAGATCAGCGGTATCCTGGTGCAGCTCCCGCTTCCGCCACAGGTTGACACCCATACGATCATCGAAGCCGTTGCTCCTGAGAAGGATGTCGACGGGTTCCACCCCCTCAACCTTGGGAGGCTCTTCTCCGGAACACCGGTTTTTGCCCCCTGCACCCCGCTTGGCGTCATGAATCTCCTCTCCGAGTACGATATCGAAATTGCCGGGAAGAATGCCGTTGTCATCGGGAGGAGCATCGAGGTTGGCCGCCCGATGGCCGCGCTCCTGACAAATGCCGATGCAACGGTCACCATCGCTCATTCAAAGACAGTTGATCTTGCGTCCATAACCCAGCAGGCAGATATTGTGGTGGCAGCAGTCGGGCGTGCCCGGTTTGTCACAGCAGAGATGATTGGCTGGGGCGCAACAGTCATCGATATCGGTACAAACTACGATGAGGAGAAGAAGCTCTGCGGTGATGTGGACTTTGCGATGGTCGAGCCAAAAGCCGCAGCAATCACCCCGGTACCAGGAGGTGTTGGTCCAATGACGATAGCCACCCTGATGGAGAACACCTTCACCGCCGAAAAGATGAGGTCATGCGGACCGTTTCCATAA
- the folP gene encoding dihydropteroate synthase, with the protein MRTVSINKLRIGGNNPVRLMGVINTSPESFYRGSFVPEGSVLASATEMIQAGADIIDVGARSTAPGSRQISVAEECSRLELTLTELRGSGIPVSVDTMHAAALDLALTYDIDAINDIHGLSDEKYAAIAADSGLPVIAMAADREPGDARGADETLQALQRVSSRAEQYGILDLILDPGIGRWVPIRQTDDDWDLCRRFHEFSSLGRPLLAAISRKSFIGDLLAKPAEERLSGSLALTALLINAGADMVRAHDIRETADLIAICNHLLGRSG; encoded by the coding sequence ATGCGGACCGTTTCCATAAATAAACTCAGGATCGGGGGGAACAACCCGGTCCGGCTGATGGGCGTCATCAATACAAGCCCTGAATCTTTTTACCGGGGATCATTTGTCCCTGAAGGAAGCGTCCTTGCCTCTGCCACAGAGATGATCCAGGCGGGTGCTGATATCATTGATGTTGGTGCACGGAGTACTGCACCCGGGAGCAGGCAGATCAGTGTTGCTGAAGAGTGCAGCCGCCTTGAACTGACACTCACCGAACTTCGTGGATCAGGTATTCCGGTCTCTGTCGATACAATGCATGCAGCCGCCCTTGACCTGGCTCTTACGTACGATATTGACGCCATAAATGACATCCATGGCCTCTCAGATGAGAAATACGCAGCTATCGCTGCCGATTCGGGTCTGCCTGTCATCGCAATGGCAGCAGACCGTGAGCCGGGGGATGCTCGTGGTGCAGATGAGACGCTGCAAGCCCTGCAGCGTGTCAGCAGCCGTGCAGAACAGTATGGGATTTTGGATCTGATCCTGGATCCGGGGATCGGCAGATGGGTGCCGATCCGGCAGACTGACGATGACTGGGATCTCTGCCGCCGGTTTCATGAGTTCAGTTCCCTCGGGCGGCCTCTCCTCGCTGCTATTTCCAGGAAAAGCTTTATTGGAGATCTGCTGGCAAAGCCGGCAGAAGAGAGGCTGTCCGGGAGCCTGGCACTGACTGCCCTTTTGATTAATGCTGGTGCGGATATGGTCAGGGCGCATGACATCCGGGAGACGGCTGACCTGATTGCAATCTGTAACCACCTGCTCGGGAGGTCCGGATGA
- the cofE gene encoding coenzyme F420-0:L-glutamate ligase: MNTSFSVHGVKTGLLRPGDDITERIIRAAEGDCGIEDRDIIVIAESALASAEGRIISLADVIPGKEAEKYAEEYSMDPRVAEIVISESDEIIGGIPGFLLCIKDDTLLPNAGVDGSNTPEGTIVPLPADPNGSASRIKAGIREKTGSDVAVLIIDSRTHAMRLGVSGVTIGCSGMNAVTDCRGKSDLYGRTLEVTRRAVGDCIASAAELVMGEADECIPVVIVRGLSDLVGEGDGIETIAPDECLFMGAMMKKTRDA, from the coding sequence ATGAATACCTCGTTTTCTGTCCATGGCGTCAAGACCGGTCTCCTCAGGCCCGGAGATGATATCACGGAGCGGATTATCCGGGCAGCTGAGGGTGATTGCGGGATTGAAGACAGGGATATTATTGTCATTGCAGAATCCGCACTCGCATCTGCAGAAGGCCGGATCATCAGTCTTGCCGACGTTATCCCCGGCAAAGAGGCAGAGAAGTATGCAGAAGAGTACAGCATGGATCCCCGGGTCGCAGAGATCGTCATTTCTGAATCTGATGAAATAATAGGCGGCATTCCGGGATTTCTGCTCTGCATCAAGGATGATACCCTTCTCCCAAACGCCGGTGTTGACGGGTCGAACACGCCGGAAGGAACAATAGTCCCTCTCCCGGCAGATCCAAACGGATCCGCATCCCGGATCAAAGCCGGTATCCGCGAGAAGACCGGATCTGATGTCGCGGTGTTGATTATTGACTCCAGGACCCATGCAATGCGGCTTGGTGTCTCGGGGGTCACCATCGGCTGCTCGGGGATGAATGCGGTCACCGACTGCCGGGGCAAAAGCGATCTCTATGGCAGGACGCTTGAGGTGACCCGGCGTGCCGTCGGCGACTGTATCGCATCAGCTGCTGAACTGGTCATGGGCGAAGCAGATGAATGTATACCTGTTGTGATCGTCCGGGGGCTTTCTGATCTGGTCGGTGAAGGAGACGGGATCGAGACGATTGCACCTGATGAATGCCTCTTTATGGGCGCGATGATGAAAAAAACAAGAGACGCCTGA
- the cofC gene encoding 2-phospho-L-lactate guanylyltransferase: protein MYFHALIPFKPVNPKTRLSCILSQEERERFAAMMLEDVVAAVNRTGCSATLLTTSPYTCERALVAVRNEGLNEAIDWAIPQFHCPALIIMADLPLVTATTLQRVLATEADMAIVPGRGGGTNVIFLKRPGCFRAQYYGSSFRKHLAMAEKCGFSVEMIDSFRLSTDIDEKEDLAEVLIHGKGRARAFLEDLGFTVVEEKGRVGVTREES from the coding sequence ATGTACTTCCATGCCCTGATTCCGTTCAAGCCGGTTAATCCAAAGACCCGGCTCTCCTGCATCCTGAGCCAGGAGGAGCGGGAACGTTTTGCTGCAATGATGCTTGAGGATGTTGTGGCTGCTGTGAACCGGACCGGGTGTTCTGCGACGCTCCTCACCACGTCTCCCTATACCTGTGAGCGTGCACTTGTCGCGGTGCGGAATGAAGGGCTGAACGAGGCAATCGACTGGGCGATCCCGCAGTTTCATTGTCCGGCACTGATCATCATGGCGGATCTCCCGCTTGTGACGGCCACAACACTTCAGCGGGTGCTGGCAACAGAAGCGGATATGGCGATTGTTCCTGGCCGGGGCGGTGGCACAAATGTCATCTTCCTGAAACGGCCCGGGTGCTTCAGGGCGCAGTACTATGGCTCGAGCTTCAGGAAACACCTGGCGATGGCAGAGAAGTGCGGCTTTTCTGTTGAGATGATCGACTCGTTCCGCCTCTCAACCGATATCGATGAGAAAGAGGATCTTGCCGAGGTGCTGATTCATGGAAAGGGGCGAGCAAGAGCGTTTCTCGAAGATCTGGGGTTCACGGTTGTTGAAGAGAAGGGCCGGGTGGGTGTGACAAGAGAAGAGTCCTGA